One genomic window of Staphylococcus hsinchuensis includes the following:
- a CDS encoding DMT family transporter has protein sequence MFLLYCLGIIAGMVLPFQTSINSRLSLYTKSSFYASTISFATGTVFLIFLNLCINPHVFTPHFYESQSFNYLWFCGGLLGVIFLTGNLLLLPRLGASLTVVITVAGQIIMGIIIDTFGFFGANVESFTWLKALGIVLLLFGIILMNYVREQNTTSVQNTNTRLWLILGFCFGFCPPVQTAINSALGKQLHSSFMASLVSFAVGTIALFMLTLIFNRSLKMTKHHKQQGRLKPVYFIGGLLGVVFVTTNIILMPHLGAALTTIIVMLGQMLMGLIIDHFGLLGTHVNKVTTRKIIGITAILVGIIILRLF, from the coding sequence ATGTTTTTACTTTATTGTTTAGGTATCATTGCCGGAATGGTGCTACCTTTTCAAACTTCAATCAATTCACGATTAAGTCTTTATACTAAATCTTCTTTTTATGCGTCGACGATATCTTTTGCTACGGGTACTGTTTTCTTAATTTTTTTAAATTTATGTATTAACCCGCACGTATTTACGCCACATTTTTACGAATCACAATCATTCAATTATTTATGGTTTTGTGGTGGATTATTAGGTGTAATATTCCTGACAGGAAATTTATTACTATTACCTCGGTTAGGCGCTTCGTTAACCGTTGTGATCACTGTTGCCGGACAAATTATTATGGGTATCATCATCGATACGTTTGGTTTCTTTGGTGCTAATGTAGAATCGTTTACATGGTTAAAGGCGCTTGGGATAGTGTTATTACTTTTTGGCATTATTTTAATGAATTATGTGCGAGAGCAAAACACTACATCGGTTCAAAATACAAACACGCGCTTATGGCTAATACTAGGGTTTTGCTTTGGATTTTGTCCTCCAGTACAAACTGCCATTAATAGTGCTTTAGGAAAGCAACTACATTCATCTTTTATGGCTTCACTCGTATCATTTGCTGTCGGGACTATTGCTTTATTTATGTTGACGCTTATCTTTAATCGCAGTTTAAAAATGACAAAACATCATAAACAACAAGGACGTTTAAAACCTGTGTATTTTATAGGTGGTTTGTTAGGTGTAGTATTTGTAACTACAAATATTATTTTAATGCCTCATCTTGGAGCTGCTTTAACAACCATCATTGTTATGCTCGGTCAAATGTTGATGGGACTTATCATTGATCATTTCGGTTTATTAGGCACACATGTAAATAAAGTCACTACAAGAAAAATAATCGGTATCACAGCTATTTTGGTTGGCATAATTATATTACGTTTATTTTAA
- a CDS encoding DUF2922 domain-containing protein, with protein sequence MTQTLELLFNDAVNKTIKLQIPKIEHFTHDSVIKESMKDMLALDILRPKTGIPTDIQSAQIIDKTTKVLF encoded by the coding sequence ATGACACAAACTTTAGAACTTTTATTCAATGATGCTGTTAACAAAACAATTAAGTTACAAATTCCTAAAATTGAACACTTCACGCATGATTCAGTGATTAAAGAGAGCATGAAAGATATGCTTGCTTTAGATATACTACGCCCTAAAACAGGCATTCCGACAGATATCCAATCTGCTCAAATTATAGATAAAACGACGAAAGTATTGTTCTAA
- the sroA gene encoding sigS mRNA-stabilizing protein SroA translates to MNNINKLEVTMSRNTNDKDGKPVTYKRHFSNLNTSATHDQLKSFQAIIEKLTGERFEKLEVITTEQIK, encoded by the coding sequence ATGAATAATATTAATAAGTTAGAAGTTACTATGTCGCGCAATACAAATGATAAAGACGGCAAACCTGTTACTTATAAACGCCACTTCTCAAACTTAAACACTTCAGCAACGCACGACCAATTAAAGAGTTTTCAAGCTATTATTGAAAAACTAACTGGCGAACGATTCGAAAAACTTGAAGTTATTACTACAGAACAAATTAAATAA
- a CDS encoding tyrosine-type recombinase/integrase has protein sequence MNQVDPIREIEEITAMYDVLQHKSTRDYLLFKFAIHTGVKLSDLLNMKVNDIKDSEGDVKAYWVEQQAPDIYIQLPDLLRDELSQYIKVEQLEDDGLLFQSNRTANCLSRQQAYRIIHSAAAELGMVHIGLTTLRKTFAYHAYQSGISISIIQKYLGHQTTFETMKFIGISTQKSKTTIALNL, from the coding sequence TTGAATCAAGTTGATCCAATAAGGGAAATTGAAGAAATTACTGCGATGTATGATGTTTTACAACATAAATCGACGAGAGACTATTTATTATTTAAATTTGCAATACATACCGGAGTGAAACTCAGTGATTTATTAAATATGAAGGTAAATGATATTAAAGATTCAGAAGGGGATGTAAAGGCTTATTGGGTAGAACAACAAGCGCCGGATATCTATATCCAGTTACCTGACTTACTCCGTGACGAGTTATCCCAATATATTAAAGTAGAACAGTTAGAAGATGATGGTTTGTTATTTCAATCAAATCGAACTGCAAACTGTTTGTCTAGACAACAAGCTTACCGCATTATTCATTCAGCTGCGGCTGAGTTAGGTATGGTACATATTGGATTGACTACGTTGAGAAAGACGTTTGCATATCATGCATACCAATCAGGTATCTCTATTTCTATTATTCAGAAATATTTAGGTCATCAAACAACATTCGAAACGATGAAATTTATTGGCATTTCTACTCAAAAAAGTAAAACCACAATTGCATTAAATTTATAA
- a CDS encoding DUF4040 family protein, whose product MSLIVIFCMLLLIMCVLLVTCLNDQLQRLSGYIALLAPVITSIYFLVQLPKVLNGHYINVHIPWMSNLNINLDFRIDGLSLFFSLLISLIGVAVFYYATQYLSKDYDHLPRFYIYLILFMLSMLGIVTSNNLVVLYIFWELTSVASFLLISYWYSKGKSQFGAMQSFVITVFGGLAMLIGFIMIYTITGTFTITSILKHSDEIAHSTLFIPIIIMILIGAFTKSAQFPFHVWLPKAMAAPTPVSAYLHSATMVKAGIFLLLRLTPLLGLSNFYFYVVTFVGLVTMIYGAINAIRQYDLKGILAFSTISQLGMIVSMVGLGSGFAQNSTGALAQSYSLILFAAIFHLMNHALFKGALFMGVGIIDHETGTRDIRKLSGLKKVLPLTHIIMLLSALSMAGIPFLNGFLSKEMFFDGLVHASKLPQFNIVLTIIITSIGVIASIFTLIYALYMIKEVFWGDFEKPEQAPTPVHEPLKFLLPSGIMMLLLPIIFVVPNVFGHFIVLPALRSITVGEKVDKFAPHVSQWHGFNLPLLLSVIVILIGILGALKVNWKRYSAITSEQSISSMYLNTFKQFEHYSGKSIRGLMNNRLNHYIILTLLIFIGIVFYGMIQIGMPKVHLIHVSGFGPLEVITLVVVFIIGIALIFIRQRLTMVILNGIIGYCVTIFFILMKAPDLALTQLVVETITTILFIVSFSRLPNVPRSKVHKRREAIKIGVSLMMAITVVTLVFIAQQSDAMSSISTYYHQAYKLTGGKNIVNAILGDFRALDTLFEGLVLIIAGLGIYTLLNFKDRRGQDERE is encoded by the coding sequence ATGAGTTTAATCGTAATATTTTGTATGCTGTTGCTAATCATGTGTGTGCTATTAGTAACTTGTTTAAATGATCAACTACAACGACTCAGCGGTTACATTGCATTATTAGCACCAGTAATCACATCTATTTATTTTTTAGTACAGTTACCAAAGGTGTTAAATGGACATTATATTAATGTGCATATACCTTGGATGTCTAATTTGAATATTAACCTTGATTTTAGAATAGATGGGTTGAGTTTATTTTTCAGTTTACTTATCTCGCTAATAGGCGTGGCAGTATTTTATTACGCAACACAATATTTATCTAAGGATTATGACCATTTACCGCGATTTTATATTTATTTAATACTGTTTATGTTAAGTATGTTAGGAATAGTAACTTCAAATAACTTAGTGGTTCTATATATCTTCTGGGAACTAACGAGTGTTGCTTCGTTTTTACTCATTTCATATTGGTATAGTAAGGGTAAAAGTCAATTTGGCGCCATGCAGTCGTTCGTCATTACGGTGTTTGGTGGCTTAGCAATGCTTATCGGTTTTATTATGATTTACACAATTACCGGTACATTCACTATTACTTCAATATTGAAACATAGTGATGAGATTGCACATAGTACTTTATTCATACCAATCATTATTATGATATTAATCGGTGCCTTTACTAAATCTGCACAATTTCCATTTCATGTTTGGTTACCTAAAGCAATGGCAGCCCCAACGCCAGTTAGTGCTTATTTACATTCAGCTACAATGGTAAAAGCCGGTATCTTCCTATTATTGAGATTGACACCGTTACTCGGTCTAAGTAACTTTTATTTTTATGTGGTCACTTTTGTAGGTCTCGTAACGATGATTTACGGTGCTATCAATGCAATCCGACAATATGATTTAAAAGGCATTCTTGCATTTTCTACTATCAGTCAATTAGGTATGATTGTTTCCATGGTCGGGTTAGGAAGTGGTTTTGCACAAAATAGTACAGGTGCATTAGCACAAAGTTACAGCTTAATCTTATTTGCAGCAATCTTCCATTTGATGAATCATGCACTATTTAAAGGGGCATTGTTCATGGGGGTAGGCATTATTGATCATGAAACAGGAACACGAGATATCCGTAAATTATCTGGTTTGAAAAAGGTCTTGCCTCTAACGCATATCATTATGTTACTTTCGGCTTTATCTATGGCAGGGATACCGTTTTTAAATGGCTTTTTAAGTAAAGAAATGTTCTTTGATGGACTCGTGCATGCATCCAAATTACCACAATTCAATATTGTGTTGACCATTATAATTACTTCAATCGGCGTGATAGCGAGTATTTTTACGTTAATTTATGCATTATACATGATTAAAGAGGTATTTTGGGGTGATTTTGAAAAGCCCGAGCAAGCGCCAACACCTGTACATGAACCACTTAAATTCCTCTTACCTTCCGGCATCATGATGTTGTTACTTCCAATCATATTTGTGGTTCCTAACGTGTTTGGTCATTTTATTGTATTACCAGCGCTAAGAAGTATTACAGTTGGAGAGAAGGTAGATAAGTTCGCACCGCATGTCTCTCAATGGCATGGATTTAATTTACCATTATTATTAAGTGTTATTGTTATCCTCATCGGTATACTCGGTGCACTTAAAGTTAACTGGAAAAGGTATAGCGCAATTACATCAGAACAATCTATCTCTAGTATGTATTTAAATACTTTTAAACAGTTTGAACATTATTCTGGTAAAAGTATACGGGGGTTAATGAATAACCGATTGAATCATTATATTATTCTTACGTTGCTCATATTTATTGGCATTGTTTTTTATGGAATGATTCAAATAGGTATGCCTAAAGTACATCTCATACATGTCAGCGGATTTGGCCCGTTAGAAGTGATTACCTTGGTGGTAGTATTTATCATTGGTATTGCATTAATATTTATACGTCAACGTCTGACGATGGTCATATTAAATGGAATCATTGGTTATTGTGTCACAATCTTTTTCATTTTAATGAAAGCACCTGATTTAGCTTTAACACAACTCGTTGTTGAGACGATTACCACAATTTTATTCATCGTCAGTTTCTCTAGATTACCTAACGTGCCAAGATCCAAGGTACATAAACGTCGAGAAGCTATTAAAATTGGTGTTTCATTAATGATGGCAATCACGGTCGTGACACTCGTATTTATAGCTCAACAAAGTGATGCGATGTCTTCAATTTCTACTTATTATCATCAAGCATATAAATTAACAGGTGGTAAAAATATTGTTAATGCTATCTTAGGTGATTTCCGTGCATTGGATACATTATTTGAAGGCTTAGTATTGATTATCGCTGGTTTAGGTATTTATACGTTACTTAACTTTAAAGATAGGAGGGGTCAAGATGAAAGAGAATGA
- the mnhB2 gene encoding Na+/H+ antiporter Mnh2 subunit B has product MKENDVVLKTVTKIVVFILLTFGFYLFLAGHNNPGGGFIGGLIFSSAFLLMFLAFDVKKVLVSLPLDFRILMIIGSLISFVTAVLPMFFGKPFLYQTDAHIHFPILGEVHVTTVTLFEAGIVLAVVGVVVTVMLSISGGRS; this is encoded by the coding sequence ATGAAAGAGAATGACGTTGTATTAAAAACCGTGACAAAAATTGTCGTTTTTATTCTGTTAACGTTTGGATTTTATTTGTTTTTAGCAGGACATAATAATCCTGGCGGTGGCTTCATTGGCGGATTGATTTTCAGTTCAGCGTTTTTACTCATGTTCTTGGCCTTTGATGTCAAAAAGGTATTAGTTTCATTGCCGCTGGATTTTAGAATATTAATGATTATTGGTTCGTTAATTTCATTTGTTACGGCAGTTTTACCAATGTTTTTTGGTAAACCATTCCTCTATCAAACGGACGCACACATTCATTTTCCTATATTAGGTGAAGTACATGTGACTACAGTGACACTATTTGAAGCGGGCATCGTTTTAGCAGTTGTTGGTGTAGTAGTGACTGTGATGTTGTCGATAAGTGGGGGTCGTTCATGA
- the mnhC2 gene encoding Na+/H+ antiporter Mnh2 subunit C translates to MNILLLLVIGFLIFIGTYMVLSVNLIRIVIGISIFTHAGNLIIMSMGKYNKHMNEPLIGSGNTAYVDPLLQAIVLTAIVIGFAMTAFLLVLVYRTYRVTKEDEIDVLRGEEND, encoded by the coding sequence ATGAATATTTTATTGTTATTAGTTATAGGATTTTTAATATTTATTGGAACGTACATGGTTCTGTCAGTGAATTTAATCCGTATCGTTATCGGTATTTCTATTTTTACTCATGCAGGCAACCTCATCATTATGAGCATGGGGAAATATAATAAGCATATGAATGAACCATTGATAGGTTCTGGTAATACGGCATATGTTGATCCATTATTACAAGCAATCGTGCTGACTGCGATCGTCATTGGCTTTGCGATGACAGCGTTTTTACTTGTGCTCGTATATAGAACGTATCGTGTGACGAAAGAGGACGAAATTGACGTGTTGAGAGGTGAAGAGAATGATTAG
- the mnhD2 gene encoding Na+/H+ antiporter Mnh2 subunit D — protein sequence MISNLLIFPLLLPAVCGLILAFVRTQSRLSRVLSIGVMALTTLISLYLLIHVMRYKPIVLDFGGWKAPYGIQFVGDELSLLLVTTSSFVVTLILSYGFGRAEKRAIRYYLPSFILFLTVGVIGSFLTADLFNVYVMFEVMLLASFVLITLGQSVEQLRAAIIYVVLNIIGSWLLLLGVGLLYKLTGTLNFALVAQRIGNMHDNSAVFIISMIFLVAFSAKAALVLFMWLPKAYAVLNTELAALFASLMTKVGAYALIRFFTLIFDEKVGLTHNLMIFLSCLTMIIGAFGVLAYTDMKKIAAYQVIISIGFIILGLGTHTFAGTNGAIYYLTNDIVVKTLLFFVIGSLVYVTGHRHFRHLKGLAKKEPFFGVVFVIMILAIGGVPPFSGFPGKLLIFQGAIQNGNYVALGMMVVTSLIAMYSLFRIFFVMYFGNSEKGEHKDYLSIPKYRKVLFGILLTAVMFIGIAAPVLLSVTNKATELNYKDGLYEQTVNPHLVKEAK from the coding sequence ATGATTAGTAATTTATTAATCTTTCCATTGTTACTTCCAGCCGTCTGTGGATTAATTCTTGCTTTTGTCCGAACTCAAAGTAGATTATCACGTGTGTTATCTATCGGTGTAATGGCGCTTACGACGCTCATTTCCTTATATTTATTAATACATGTTATGAGATATAAACCGATTGTATTAGATTTCGGTGGTTGGAAAGCACCTTATGGTATTCAATTTGTTGGTGATGAGTTGAGTTTACTATTAGTAACGACATCGAGCTTTGTCGTAACGCTTATCTTGTCATATGGCTTTGGTCGTGCTGAAAAAAGAGCAATCCGTTATTATTTACCAAGTTTTATTTTATTCCTAACAGTTGGTGTGATTGGCTCATTTTTAACAGCAGATTTATTTAATGTTTATGTCATGTTTGAGGTCATGTTATTAGCCTCGTTCGTACTTATCACATTAGGCCAATCAGTTGAACAGCTACGTGCAGCAATTATATACGTAGTCTTAAATATTATTGGCTCATGGTTGTTATTACTTGGGGTTGGATTACTCTATAAGTTAACTGGCACACTCAATTTTGCGTTAGTTGCACAACGCATAGGAAACATGCATGACAACAGTGCAGTTTTCATTATTTCGATGATTTTTCTCGTGGCATTTAGTGCTAAAGCTGCGTTGGTCCTCTTTATGTGGTTACCGAAAGCCTATGCAGTGTTAAATACTGAACTTGCAGCATTATTCGCTTCGTTAATGACGAAAGTAGGTGCCTATGCATTGATTCGATTCTTTACATTAATCTTTGATGAAAAAGTAGGTCTTACGCACAATCTTATGATCTTCTTGTCGTGTTTGACGATGATTATTGGTGCATTTGGTGTGCTCGCATACACTGATATGAAAAAAATAGCTGCCTATCAAGTGATTATATCGATAGGATTCATCATATTAGGGCTTGGTACACATACTTTCGCTGGGACGAACGGGGCAATCTATTATTTAACGAATGATATTGTCGTAAAAACACTACTATTCTTTGTTATCGGTAGCTTAGTTTACGTTACTGGACACCGTCATTTTCGCCATCTCAAAGGATTGGCGAAGAAAGAGCCATTCTTCGGTGTAGTATTTGTAATTATGATTCTTGCAATTGGTGGCGTTCCTCCGTTTAGTGGATTTCCTGGGAAATTATTAATTTTCCAAGGTGCGATACAAAATGGAAATTATGTCGCGTTAGGTATGATGGTGGTAACGAGTCTGATTGCAATGTATAGTTTGTTCCGAATTTTCTTCGTCATGTACTTCGGAAATAGTGAAAAAGGAGAGCACAAAGATTACCTATCTATTCCTAAATATCGTAAAGTGCTCTTTGGCATATTATTAACGGCTGTTATGTTTATCGGAATAGCTGCACCTGTCTTATTAAGCGTCACTAATAAAGCTACCGAGTTAAATTATAAAGATGGTTTATATGAACAAACAGTCAATCCTCATCTTGTAAAGGAGGCTAAATAA
- the mnhE2 gene encoding Na+/H+ antiporter Mnh2 subunit E encodes MRQVLLNIVIALLWVLFQDEEAFKASTFFAGYLIGVIVIYILHRFFGQQFYLKKVWVAVKFLAVYLYQLVTSSISTINYILFKTKRINPGLVAYETKLTSDWEVTFLTILIIITPGSTVLRISKQKQKFFIHAIDISEKEKQKLLKSIQQYESLILEVTE; translated from the coding sequence ATGAGACAAGTCTTACTCAATATTGTCATTGCTTTATTATGGGTCTTATTCCAAGACGAAGAAGCATTTAAAGCCTCGACATTCTTTGCAGGATATTTAATCGGTGTCATCGTAATTTATATATTACATCGTTTTTTTGGACAACAATTTTACCTGAAAAAAGTATGGGTAGCTGTAAAATTTTTAGCAGTATATTTATACCAACTCGTTACTTCAAGTATTTCGACAATTAATTATATTTTATTTAAAACAAAGCGTATCAATCCAGGACTCGTAGCATATGAAACAAAGCTGACTAGTGACTGGGAAGTCACTTTTTTAACGATCTTAATCATTATTACTCCGGGGTCTACAGTGTTGCGTATCTCAAAGCAAAAGCAGAAATTCTTCATTCATGCCATAGATATTTCGGAAAAAGAGAAACAGAAATTACTTAAAAGCATTCAACAATATGAAAGTCTCATTTTGGAGGTGACGGAATGA
- the mnhF2 gene encoding Na+/H+ antiporter Mnh2 subunit F has product MIDILINFFITSSLVIFGIALLLTLFRIIKGPTTSDRVVAFDTVSAVLMSIVGVLSIIFGTFTFLDSILLIAIISFVSSVSISRFIEGGHVFHANSKRKR; this is encoded by the coding sequence ATGATAGATATATTAATTAACTTTTTCATTACCAGTTCACTTGTTATTTTCGGTATTGCGTTGTTGTTAACATTATTCAGAATCATTAAAGGTCCAACGACTTCAGATAGAGTCGTCGCATTTGATACGGTTAGTGCGGTGCTCATGTCTATCGTGGGTGTTTTAAGTATAATATTTGGGACTTTCACATTTTTAGATTCAATATTGCTCATTGCTATTATTTCATTTGTAAGTTCTGTATCGATTTCACGATTTATCGAAGGGGGGCACGTCTTCCATGCCAACAGTAAACGAAAGCGTTAA
- a CDS encoding Na+/H+ antiporter subunit G, with the protein MPTVNESVNLIAAIMMFLGSIIALISAIGLIKFQDVFLRSHASTKSSTLSILLTLVGVIIYFISSQGYISVRLILALVFINLTSPVGGHLIARAAYRNGAYMYRKSDAPRGTSILLSSNENNTFEQLKKRAEAREARRRDYAETTDED; encoded by the coding sequence ATGCCAACAGTAAACGAAAGCGTTAATCTTATCGCAGCGATTATGATGTTTTTAGGTAGTATTATTGCTTTGATTAGTGCGATTGGATTGATTAAATTCCAAGATGTATTTTTACGAAGTCATGCCTCAACCAAGAGTTCGACACTATCCATATTACTCACTTTAGTTGGCGTTATTATTTACTTTATCTCTTCCCAAGGATACATCAGTGTTCGTTTAATATTAGCACTCGTATTTATCAACTTGACTTCGCCTGTGGGAGGCCATTTGATTGCTCGAGCGGCCTATAGAAATGGCGCCTATATGTACCGTAAGAGTGATGCACCTAGAGGAACGAGTATTTTATTAAGTTCCAATGAAAATAATACGTTTGAACAATTAAAGAAAAGAGCGGAAGCACGCGAGGCGCGAAGACGTGACTATGCTGAAACAACTGATGAAGATTAA
- a CDS encoding sodium:proton antiporter: protein MQLFETLLIFLALVIISSLVHIFLSKVPLAFIQIILGVLLYVTPIPVEFNFDSELFMVVLIAPLLFVEGVDVSRVHLKRYIKPVLMMALGLVFTTVIVVGFFVHWIWPDLPMAAAFALAAILCPTDAVAVQAITKGKVLPKGSMTILEGESLLNDAAGIISFKIAVGALVTGVFSIGQAVEQFLISSIGGLVVGFIIGMALVRFRVTLSRRSIENINMFTFIQLMTPFVTYLVAEMFHASGIIAAVVAGLIHGFERDRIAQSRTQLQMSYNHTWNILSYALNGFVFSILGYLIPEVVGRIIKHEPENLLFLIIITCLIALAVYAFRFLWVLVLYPYFYLPVSPFQKMITQNEEDQAVTETPPKRRKYAFIMSLCGVHGTISLAIALTLPHLLANQKAFTFRDDLLFISSGMVLISLIVAQFVLPLVTPSIVEPEDKGMNFKQARIYILEKVIDNLHQMSSIESSFQYGNVIKDYHDKLAFIRTVEKDDENTKELQRLQAIAFDVENQTLNKLVEEGKITSSILDNYIRYSERTQIYKQATLLQRLKLKGKLLILRKRMKRNMRVNAASSLSIIENLKEISAVMRHVHYDVVTRLVEETTEDNKLEIGMVGDSYLIRSENLTPSNFLSPQKETSITKIKLTALREQRRILGQMIEDEKVSEATALKIRETINYDEMIIVDRLTD from the coding sequence TTGCAACTATTTGAAACACTACTCATATTTTTGGCTTTAGTTATTATTAGTTCTTTAGTACATATATTCCTTTCTAAAGTCCCACTTGCTTTTATTCAAATTATACTAGGTGTGTTACTTTATGTTACACCTATCCCCGTGGAATTTAACTTCGATTCTGAATTATTTATGGTTGTTTTAATCGCTCCATTATTATTTGTTGAAGGTGTCGATGTATCCAGAGTACATTTGAAACGGTATATTAAACCTGTGTTGATGATGGCGTTAGGCCTTGTATTTACAACTGTTATTGTCGTAGGTTTCTTTGTACATTGGATTTGGCCTGATTTACCTATGGCAGCCGCTTTTGCATTAGCAGCTATTCTTTGTCCGACAGATGCGGTAGCGGTGCAAGCAATCACTAAAGGTAAAGTCTTGCCGAAAGGTTCTATGACAATTCTTGAAGGTGAATCGCTGTTAAATGATGCTGCTGGTATTATTTCTTTTAAAATAGCAGTCGGCGCATTAGTGACGGGCGTATTTTCAATAGGACAGGCGGTTGAACAATTCCTAATTTCCTCTATAGGTGGTTTAGTCGTAGGATTTATTATTGGTATGGCATTGGTACGTTTCAGAGTGACGTTATCACGCCGAAGTATAGAAAATATTAATATGTTTACCTTTATCCAATTAATGACGCCTTTCGTTACTTATCTTGTAGCTGAAATGTTTCATGCGTCAGGCATTATTGCAGCAGTCGTTGCAGGACTCATCCATGGATTTGAACGTGATCGAATTGCCCAATCTAGGACACAACTTCAAATGAGTTACAATCATACTTGGAATATATTGAGTTATGCGTTAAATGGCTTTGTATTCTCGATCTTAGGTTATCTCATACCTGAAGTTGTAGGACGTATTATTAAACATGAACCAGAGAATTTGTTATTTTTAATTATAATCACTTGTCTTATCGCACTTGCTGTTTATGCGTTTAGATTCTTATGGGTGTTAGTGCTCTATCCATATTTCTACTTACCTGTCAGCCCATTCCAAAAAATGATTACACAAAACGAAGAAGATCAGGCTGTAACTGAAACACCACCTAAACGTAGAAAATATGCTTTTATCATGTCACTATGTGGTGTTCATGGAACAATCTCATTGGCAATTGCATTGACTTTACCGCACTTATTGGCGAATCAAAAAGCATTTACTTTCCGTGATGATTTATTATTCATATCTTCAGGTATGGTATTGATAAGTCTCATCGTGGCACAGTTTGTATTGCCACTCGTCACACCTTCAATCGTAGAACCAGAAGATAAAGGGATGAACTTTAAACAAGCACGTATTTATATATTGGAAAAAGTGATAGATAATTTACATCAAATGTCTTCAATCGAATCTAGTTTCCAATATGGTAATGTAATAAAAGACTATCATGACAAGCTTGCGTTCATAAGAACTGTTGAAAAGGACGATGAAAACACGAAAGAGCTTCAAAGACTACAAGCGATAGCCTTCGATGTGGAAAATCAAACGCTTAATAAATTAGTCGAAGAAGGCAAAATTACATCTAGTATTTTAGATAACTACATTCGATATTCTGAAAGAACACAAATTTATAAGCAGGCAACGTTATTGCAAAGATTGAAGTTAAAAGGGAAATTACTTATTTTGAGAAAGAGAATGAAACGCAACATGAGAGTGAATGCTGCATCATCTTTATCAATTATTGAAAATTTAAAAGAAATTTCAGCTGTCATGCGTCATGTACACTATGATGTGGTTACACGACTAGTTGAAGAAACAACTGAAGATAATAAACTTGAAATTGGTATGGTCGGCGATAGTTATTTAATTCGTTCTGAAAACTTAACGCCTTCAAACTTCTTAAGTCCTCAAAAGGAAACTTCTATAACGAAAATTAAACTCACAGCATTGAGAGAACAACGCCGTATTTTAGGACAAATGATTGAAGATGAAAAGGTGAGCGAAGCAACTGCATTGAAAATTCGTGAAACGATTAACTATGATGAAATGATTATCGTAGATCGCTTAACAGATTAA